The Torulaspora globosa chromosome 8, complete sequence genome segment TTTAGCAGTGAAGTGATGTAATTCGAGCTTACTCGCTGCCTGGTAAGTTAAAAGCCTATTGCACAAGTAAGAACCAGCTTAGTTTGCTTGAAGGTTTGAATTTAACAGCTTTACCTAACGCGAAATAACAGCAGGCCCTCTCCACTACAGAAAGAGAATGCTATCTCAATTAAATTATATCAATTAAATTCCTATCCAAGGATTGCGAGACACTATACTTTGGGAAGGTCGTTCTGCTGTAGAGATCTTTGACCTTGTTGGATCAGCTGAGTGCGTGAATGAAGCAGAGGCTTATTTTGGTAGATGCGATCCTCAAAGAGATAGGTGAGTATGGTTATGGACGTTTATTCCGCTTCTTGCCCGCATGCTGGAGGCGAGCACTTCATCATCGGCTGGAAATCAAGCAAAACGAAGCTAATATGCATCTTTTCAACGGAAGGAGAGGTCTATGGAATAACAGGGGCTACACCTATCCTGGGAGATCTGCAAGAATTCGTGAAAGTAGTAACTGATTCAGATCCGGAAGTTGTCATCATCACGGACAGTCAGTTTCCGGTAGTGGTTTTGCATAAGTCGTGCCAACTGCAATAGGAGCTAGTTTTTTGATTACGGTCTTACGCTTCTGTTGTATATTGGGGCCACAGCTATTTAAAACTTCAGCCAGCAGCTCCTCACACCTGTAGACAATGGCTTTTCCCATAGGCGGAATGTTACTTATTCAATACTTGAGGTTCGCAGCCAGACGCATGAAAGTGCTCGTTGTTCTCAGGTTAGCGAATCAGTAAAAACGACGTACAATTACTAGTTAGTTACAGAGGGTTTGGTTCTGATgttcaaattgaagaagattcttcttctcaccTCGAAAAATAATATCCATTTCACAATGTTCAGGAAAATCCCATCCCCCCGTGGCAAAATGCTATGTTTGAATCCAATTGCAGACAAGGCTGATCTGAGCTGATGTTCAAAATATGGAGATCTGCAGCGGACGTATTCATGGAAGTCAAGGTTCATTGAGTTTTAAAGGAAGGATGAGGAATATGATAAACTGCGGCTATGAGGACACCCTAGTGTGAAACGTTCAACTTTTAGTTCCTGGACAAACTGAGTCGACTGTAAATTTACTTATCTACAGTCTGCGATGAGATTTTAACAAAAGTTGTACTTGATACAATCACAGCCTAAAAGAACCATGATTGACGTCATGCTCTACTGAAGTCAAAGCTAATAAATGGTCGAGGCTGAGGTATATCAGCTCGTTTCTCCTTTCTGCTGCTCATCAAGGGTTTTGAAGACATATCTCGAGGTTGGTTCAGTGAAAGTAATACCACTCTCAAGTAGCTTCACAAACGCATTCTTAAAATCCTCGAAAAATGCATCCTGATCATTGGCGTACTTTCTGACATAGACAAGATATTTTGGATCTTGTATCAAAGCATAGTCAGTTGGCAACATCATGATACCCTTTTTTGAATCATACTGCATATTACCTGCCGCGTTTTTCTCATATGTCCAATCCTCCCGCAACAGGTTCGCAAAGAACTCATTACTGAATATATTGGTATCATCATCCCATGGCCCATCATAACCTGAGTTTTTCAGGTGCGTTTTACCCAGGATATGTGCCCCGATCAGTGCCACAACTTCCTGATCGTTAAAGCCGAATCGATTGTAGAACATTCTAACGCGATTAGCATCCCAAGAAGGCAGTGGTAATCTACCGTTTTCAGGAACGGTCTCCGCACCAGTGTCCACTCTCCCTGGTCTCCAAGGGATTCGTGGGCCATGGAGTTCTTGAATCGCAGTGACACCACCTAGTGTGTAAAGATCTCCGTGCGAAATCCAGGGaaactgctgatgaagGGACGCCAAAAAGCCGGTTGCATTTTCCAGACCTTTGCTTAGTGGATCATTGGCCTCTTTCTTAAATCTAAAAGTACCACCGTAGGAGCCGCCTGTATTATCTCTCTTGTCGTAGGTACCTGACGAATGCCATGCCAATCGAACTAGCACGGGACCGTAGCCTGTATTGTTATCATAATCCTTTTCATCTCTCATTTTCTTCGCAATTGCATTGTAGATATCTTGGAAATCGTCGAAGCCTTTCCCTGCCTCAACTTTCGCAAGATGTGTCGTTGAGAGAGTCATTGTGGAACTTGTAAAGAATCTTGAGGAGAAGATTTCACTTGTTTTGTAACCGGTCTTACAGCTGTCAGCGAGGAATAATGCAGTGACAGCCGTATTTCTATGATTCAGAGACCTGAGGAATAATACATTCATCTTTTCCCATGtaaaaatttcagcaacACTACAAGATCGGCCATCTCTCCCTGTTATTTATACGAAAGGTGGCATAACCCATATCGTTGAAACGCTCAGGGGGGAAAAATAGTAGCTATCAGCGCTGGCATTGCAACTGGGTATCTTGTTCGTCTCTTGCGGATATCGCGGAATTTACTTGATTCAAACAAACGAAGATGTGCCAACACCAGCCGACGACCAATTTCAGGAAGCTCAATCAGATTCACGAATAGACCCGACCAACAAGTGCTCTGTAAGGACTTTGCTCCTTGCTTCAGCTTGTACAACATCGTAGGACCGAGCATAGTGCTCTAGCAGATAGCTCAGCATGAATTTTACAAGCCGTATGGCTTATCTGGATTGTAGGCTTGGGTAAGCTTAACCTAGACTCCTGATCCATTCAATTCACAATGAAGCTGTGGTCTTTCTAAATTGCGAATAAGAGATCTTACGCTGCGAGAGCACACTAAACGTGCGTTTGGCGTTCGTCAGCTACCGGAGGCAGTAGCAGTTGGAATGGCATGACGTGATACATAAACAACGAAGCGGCGTTGCATGGTAGCTACTGGCAACCAAAAGAAACAAGAAAGCGGGGCGGAGAGCTGTTTTCCCCACGTCTCGTTAAGGAAAGTACATCTCCACCAATGGCTttacttgaagaaaacttTCTTCACATAGTATCTAATTGCCCGTCAGTAGAGTAAGATGGAAAATTCGAAGTACTCCGAAGTGTCATGCTGCCACAACGCTACGATCAAACCTATTTTTCTGATCTTCCGCAAGCTACTTTACAGACAAGGCATCATGGAATTCCTACGTTATTGTTGGCATAATTTTACAACCAATCGTCTGCTTCCAACGCCTGAAATATCTCGAACTGCTTACTAAACAGAGCCTGAAATATGTCGATCTTGGAAATTGATAGAAAAACGTTGTTCCGAGATGGTGCCCAGAAAAAAGCCTACGAGTCGAATGAATATTATTAATTTGCTGTGCAAGGAGATGACAAATGCTGTGAAAGTCTCTCCATATGCCTGTTGCAGCGACCTGAAGCTTATACGAACGCTCTGCTTAGTAAGCGCAAGCTACTCAAGCATTAAGCAGAAGCAGACGGCTGTGTTCATTTTCTCACAGTCAAAGCTCTTGGCGCAATGCTAGCTTCTATCCATATAACGATACAGTGAGATTGGGTCTGAAGAGAGGATTCTTGagattttgatgtttttcAATCATTCGAGAAATACAGTGAAGAGACTGTACTAGCAATGTCATTCGTTAAGGATTTCGAGCCTGTTGCCTTGGGTGATACCACTCTATTCAAGCCAATCAAGATTGGAAACAACGAATTGAAGCACCGCGTTGTCATGCCACCTTTAACCAGAATGAGAGCTTACCACCCCGGTAATGTGCCGAACGACTGGGCCATCGAGTACTACGACCAGCGCTCGAAGAGGCCAGGTACTTTGATCATAACCGAGGCTACTTACCCATCTGCTCGCAGTGGAGGCTATGACAATGTTCCAGGTATCTGGTCCGAGGAACAGATTGagaagtggaagaaaatTATCGCCAAGATTCACGACAACAAATCGTTCGTGTGGGTGCAATTATGGTCTTTGGGTAGAAAAGCACTTCCGGGAGCTTTGGTCAGAGACGGTCTTCCTTTCGTGTCTGCTTCAGACGAACTTTACATGGATGAAGCTAGATGTGAGGAGGCAGTTAAGAGCAACAACCGACAACGTGGTTTGACCAAGGACGAGATCAAGCAATATATTAACGATTACGTTAATGCTGCCAAGAACTCCATTGAGGCTGGTGCCGATGGTGTGGAAATACAGTGCGCCGGCGGTAACCTACTAAATCAATTTTTGGACCCTATCTCCAATAAGAGAACAGACGAATACGGTGGATCGATTGAAAACAGAGCTCGATTC includes the following:
- a CDS encoding alkene reductase, with protein sequence MSFVKDFEPVALGDTTLFKPIKIGNNELKHRVVMPPLTRMRAYHPGNVPNDWAIEYYDQRSKRPGTLIITEATYPSARSGGYDNVPGIWSEEQIEKWKKIIAKIHDNKSFVWVQLWSLGRKALPGALVRDGLPFVSASDELYMDEARCEEAVKSNNRQRGLTKDEIKQYINDYVNAAKNSIEAGADGVEIQCAGGNLLNQFLDPISNKRTDEYGGSIENRARFTLEVVDAVTEAIGCNKLGIRFMPYGTFSAMSGGQEPLIIAHYAYVLGELEKRARAGKRLAFVHLVEPRVTNPFDTEGQGEYNEGTNDFAYSIWKGSIIRAGGLASHPEEVRKMVADGRTLIGYGRFFIANPDMVDRIEKGLPLNKYIRETFYAKTKEGYTDYPTYDEALKLGYK